In Candidatus Promineifilum breve, one genomic interval encodes:
- a CDS encoding zinc-binding metallopeptidase family protein encodes MDTFARLKQFTEAPGPTGDERGIAAAVAEVWRPLVDEIVADRVGSLLGIKRGAGEAGATRPAILLAAHQDELGLMVSRIVEHNGYGFLRVTELGGVDRRHLLGQTAVVHGKRQLTGVLGGLPDHLLPEKERGQAYSWDTLVLDLGLPIEQVRQLVSVGDFVTFRQPLRQLLNDRAAGKALDNRASVTAVTICLEQLQQRRHTWDVIAVATAQEEETFLGAYTSAHARRPDAAVAIDVTHAKGPGTSDSELAELGGGPVLGIGANVHPGLFRALQDAAKALEMTVGVESHAYGSGTDAYAIQVAREGIPTGLVSIPLRYMHTMVETADMADIERVGRLLAEMIARLDDSFLTGIVDELMKPDKPAKNGENGKKDDRA; translated from the coding sequence ATGGATACATTCGCTCGCCTGAAACAATTCACCGAAGCCCCCGGCCCCACGGGCGACGAGCGGGGCATCGCCGCCGCCGTCGCCGAAGTCTGGCGGCCGCTGGTCGATGAGATCGTCGCCGACCGCGTGGGCAGCCTGTTGGGCATCAAGCGCGGCGCGGGCGAGGCCGGCGCCACGCGCCCCGCCATCCTGCTGGCCGCCCACCAGGACGAACTGGGCCTCATGGTCTCGCGCATCGTCGAGCACAACGGCTACGGCTTCCTGCGCGTCACCGAGTTGGGCGGGGTCGATCGCCGCCACCTGTTGGGCCAGACGGCCGTCGTCCACGGTAAGCGTCAACTGACCGGCGTGCTGGGCGGCCTGCCCGATCACCTGCTGCCGGAGAAAGAGCGCGGCCAGGCGTATAGCTGGGACACCCTGGTTCTCGACCTGGGCCTGCCCATCGAGCAGGTGCGCCAACTGGTGTCGGTCGGCGATTTCGTCACCTTTCGCCAGCCGTTGCGCCAGCTGCTCAACGATCGCGCCGCCGGCAAGGCGCTCGATAACCGCGCCTCGGTGACGGCGGTGACCATCTGCCTGGAGCAGTTGCAGCAGCGCCGCCACACCTGGGACGTCATCGCCGTGGCGACGGCGCAGGAAGAGGAGACCTTCCTGGGAGCCTACACCAGCGCCCACGCCCGGCGGCCCGACGCGGCCGTGGCTATCGACGTCACCCACGCCAAGGGACCGGGCACGAGCGATAGCGAACTGGCCGAACTGGGCGGCGGGCCGGTGCTGGGCATCGGCGCCAACGTCCACCCCGGCCTGTTCCGGGCGTTGCAGGACGCGGCCAAGGCCCTGGAGATGACCGTCGGCGTCGAATCCCACGCCTACGGCAGCGGCACCGACGCCTACGCCATCCAGGTGGCCCGCGAGGGCATCCCCACCGGTCTGGTATCGATCCCCCTGCGCTACATGCACACCATGGTCGAGACGGCTGACATGGCCGACATCGAGCGCGTCGGCCGCCTGCTGGCCGAGATGATCGCCCGGCTGGATGACAGCTTCCTGACCGGCATTGTGGACGAGTTAATGAAGCCCGATAAGCCGGCCAAAAACGGCGAAAACGGCAAGAAGGACGATAGGGCATGA